In a single window of the Orbaceae bacterium lpD04 genome:
- the dksA gene encoding RNA polymerase-binding protein DksA — translation MKKEQKINSSSLSLLAVAGLEPYKEEKGEEYMNPKQLQHFRLILEGWLSQLRGEMGKTVSYMQDEAANFPDPADRATQEEEFSLELRARDRERKLIKKIEKTLLKIDSGDFGYCDSCGVEIGIKRLEARPTADLCIDCKTLAELREKQMGM, via the coding sequence TTGAAAAAGGAACAAAAGATAAACAGCTCTTCATTAAGCCTTCTTGCTGTAGCCGGCTTGGAACCTTATAAAGAGGAAAAGGGCGAAGAGTATATGAATCCTAAGCAACTGCAACATTTTCGTCTTATTTTAGAAGGATGGTTAAGCCAGCTTCGTGGCGAAATGGGTAAAACAGTTAGCTATATGCAAGATGAAGCGGCTAATTTTCCGGATCCTGCTGATAGAGCAACTCAAGAAGAAGAGTTTAGCTTAGAGCTTAGAGCGCGGGATAGAGAACGTAAACTGATTAAAAAAATTGAGAAAACATTATTAAAAATTGATAGTGGCGATTTTGGCTATTGTGACTCTTGTGGGGTCGAAATTGGTATAAAACGTTTAGAAGCAAGGCCAACAGCAGATCTTTGTATCGATTGTAAAACGCTTGCTGAGTTACGTGAAAAGCAGATGGGAATGTAA
- the moaA gene encoding GTP 3',8-cyclase MoaA — translation MQQQLTDTSLVDDYQRRFEYLRLSLTEQCNFRCRYCLPDGYQSDRTHQFLTLSEIRQVINAFSELGVKKIRLTGGEPTLRRDFTDIVALISEYNSIKDIALTTNGSRLYQNIVKWQDAGLTSLNVSIDSFSPHQFALITGEDKFHQVIQGIDKALEVGITKVKINTVLMKGINDDLSQCLPWVKEHNVDLRFIELMETGEGQSYFNRYHMSGEKIEQKLIEQGWQLMVKDGLSGPAKVYQHADYLGRVGLIMPYSKGFCQSCNRLRISAIGKLHYCLFGDSAIDLRDLLNSDEQKILLQKRVLNSLKIKPETHLLHQHRAGITQNLSFIGG, via the coding sequence ATGCAACAGCAATTAACTGATACATCACTTGTTGATGATTATCAGCGTCGATTTGAATATTTACGTTTATCTTTAACCGAACAGTGTAATTTTCGCTGTAGGTATTGCCTGCCTGATGGTTATCAATCTGATCGTACTCATCAATTTTTAACATTATCTGAAATTAGGCAGGTTATTAATGCATTTAGTGAGCTTGGTGTAAAAAAGATCCGCTTAACTGGGGGTGAACCAACTTTGCGCCGTGATTTTACTGATATCGTGGCACTGATTTCAGAGTATAACTCGATTAAAGATATCGCGTTAACAACGAATGGTTCGCGTTTATACCAAAACATCGTTAAGTGGCAAGATGCGGGACTTACATCACTTAATGTTAGCATTGATAGTTTCTCGCCTCATCAATTTGCACTGATTACTGGCGAGGATAAATTTCATCAGGTTATTCAAGGAATTGATAAGGCACTCGAAGTAGGCATTACTAAAGTCAAAATTAACACGGTATTAATGAAAGGAATCAACGATGATTTAAGTCAATGTTTACCGTGGGTTAAAGAGCATAATGTTGATTTACGTTTTATTGAGCTCATGGAAACCGGTGAGGGGCAATCTTATTTTAACCGTTATCACATGTCGGGTGAAAAAATAGAACAAAAGCTCATCGAGCAAGGCTGGCAATTAATGGTTAAAGATGGATTGTCTGGACCTGCAAAAGTATACCAGCATGCTGATTACTTAGGGCGAGTTGGTTTAATCATGCCTTACTCTAAAGGCTTTTGCCAAAGCTGCAATCGTTTGCGCATTTCGGCGATAGGCAAATTACATTATTGTTTATTCGGTGATTCGGCAATTGATTTACGCGATTTATTAAATAGTGATGAGCAAAAAATATTGCTTCAAAAACGCGTTCTAAACTCGTTAAAAATCAAACCTGAAACACATTTACTACATCAGCATCGTGCAGGGATCACTCAAAATTTATCTTTTATTGGCGGCTAA
- the rne gene encoding ribonuclease E, with translation MKRMLINATQQEELRIALVDGQRLYDLDIESLGHEQKKANIYKGTITKINPSLEAAFVSYGGERDGFLPLKEIADSYFPNDVSGRRSIKNLQEGQEVLIQIEKEIRGKKGAALTTYISLAGSYLVLMPNDPRAGGVSRRIEGEERADLKRNIDALEKPKGMGVIARTAGVGKNQEELQQDLDALVTYWKAIQIEAKNHPAPSLIHKESDVITRAFRDYLREDVGEIWIDNRKILEIAKKRLEDLGRVEYQDRLKPYDGEISLFSHYQIEGQIESAFQREVRLPSGGSIVIDATEALTAIDINSAKSIKGSDIEETAFNTNLEAAEEIARQLRLRDLGGLIVIDFIDMTPIRNQREVENRLKEAMKSDRARIQTARISRFGLLEMSRQRLSSSLREATHHICPRCQGTGTVRDNNSLSLSILRLIQEEAMKDNTAQIDVIVPVPIASYLLNEKRRAITNIESSYPDIKIVIAADSEMETPLYKVIRKRNGEETDVLSYNLPKLIRELEEEEEGQITEYAAEEAILSGVKVELNTSQVKTKTVEQAQPTVGIFSAFAKKLRGFFAPSEKAIPAIDEKNQVKPVENSNKDVREKSNRRPGTNRRDKFTNRNQQVANNEVKEKELTNKNSRRNNRPNKSEEAIVPVVSETIESSPQQTKAPVKPRRAQRNLDKKVRVANGNAAQQVPSTTATVAKPIAKEAKNDVKSIIIPSVLSAVVLKNEHDTAGNDNQSNRRPRRTSRHLRLNNQRRKKAKNVAQSVSPVPLTLAVYSTELALGRVSIDYNLVNEALVTKTEQRNYTQQVTENKVDVVKFTTIPSLLSPVIIVTTTKVETKAEPVKPHKAKTKPVVQDIANDKVVAVSNFTGSSSSTMMKAPAPNSDSNVSTTIVSRDESTYQYAGKGNAGALSADNHAYSGASKPVLSGTDSSDN, from the coding sequence ATGAAAAGAATGTTAATTAATGCTACGCAACAAGAAGAGTTGCGTATTGCGCTTGTTGATGGGCAACGCTTATATGATCTCGATATTGAAAGCCTTGGTCATGAGCAGAAAAAAGCGAATATTTATAAAGGTACTATTACCAAAATTAATCCTAGCTTAGAAGCCGCCTTTGTTTCATACGGTGGTGAACGTGACGGATTCCTACCATTAAAAGAAATCGCCGATAGTTATTTCCCTAATGATGTTTCTGGTCGCCGTAGCATTAAAAACCTACAAGAAGGCCAAGAAGTCTTAATCCAAATTGAGAAAGAGATTCGTGGAAAAAAAGGTGCAGCGCTTACTACCTATATCAGTTTAGCTGGTAGCTATTTAGTATTAATGCCAAATGATCCTCGAGCTGGCGGTGTATCAAGACGCATTGAAGGCGAAGAACGTGCTGACTTAAAACGAAATATCGATGCATTAGAAAAACCTAAAGGAATGGGCGTTATTGCTCGAACAGCTGGTGTCGGTAAAAATCAAGAAGAGTTACAGCAAGATCTTGATGCGCTTGTTACCTATTGGAAGGCAATTCAAATTGAAGCTAAGAATCATCCAGCACCAAGCTTAATCCATAAAGAAAGCGATGTAATTACCCGTGCTTTTCGTGATTACCTGCGCGAAGATGTAGGTGAAATTTGGATTGATAATCGAAAAATATTAGAGATTGCTAAAAAACGGTTAGAAGATCTTGGCCGCGTTGAATATCAAGATCGATTAAAACCTTACGATGGTGAAATTTCGCTATTTAGTCATTATCAAATTGAAGGGCAAATCGAATCAGCGTTTCAACGAGAAGTGAGATTACCATCTGGTGGCTCAATTGTCATTGATGCGACTGAAGCACTTACTGCTATTGATATTAACTCCGCCAAATCGATTAAAGGAAGTGACATTGAAGAGACGGCATTTAATACCAATCTTGAAGCTGCAGAAGAAATAGCAAGACAACTTCGTTTACGCGATCTTGGTGGTTTAATTGTTATCGATTTTATTGATATGACGCCAATTCGTAATCAGCGTGAAGTTGAAAACCGCCTAAAAGAAGCAATGAAAAGTGATCGCGCTAGGATCCAAACCGCAAGGATATCGCGTTTTGGTTTATTAGAAATGTCGCGTCAAAGATTAAGTTCATCGCTACGCGAGGCAACACATCATATTTGCCCTCGCTGTCAAGGAACAGGAACTGTTCGTGATAATAACTCGTTATCATTGTCAATTTTACGATTGATTCAAGAAGAGGCAATGAAGGATAATACAGCGCAAATTGATGTAATTGTCCCGGTTCCAATTGCGAGCTATTTACTCAATGAAAAACGTCGAGCAATTACTAACATTGAAAGTAGCTATCCTGATATTAAAATCGTCATTGCAGCTGATAGTGAAATGGAAACGCCTCTTTATAAAGTTATCCGTAAACGCAATGGTGAGGAAACTGATGTACTAAGTTATAATTTGCCTAAGCTAATTCGAGAATTAGAAGAAGAGGAAGAAGGCCAAATTACTGAATACGCGGCAGAAGAAGCAATTTTATCCGGCGTTAAAGTTGAGCTAAATACTTCACAAGTTAAAACTAAAACAGTCGAACAAGCGCAACCAACTGTAGGTATTTTTAGTGCATTTGCGAAAAAACTACGCGGATTCTTTGCTCCTTCAGAAAAAGCAATTCCGGCTATTGATGAAAAAAATCAGGTTAAGCCGGTAGAAAATAGTAATAAAGATGTAAGAGAAAAGAGTAATAGACGCCCTGGAACTAATCGTCGCGATAAATTTACAAATCGTAATCAACAAGTAGCGAATAATGAAGTAAAAGAGAAAGAGCTAACAAATAAAAATAGTCGTCGAAATAATAGACCAAATAAAAGTGAAGAGGCAATTGTTCCAGTTGTTAGTGAAACCATTGAATCATCGCCACAACAGACTAAAGCGCCAGTAAAACCAAGACGAGCTCAACGAAATTTAGATAAGAAAGTTAGAGTAGCAAATGGTAACGCTGCTCAGCAAGTACCTTCAACGACCGCGACTGTCGCTAAACCAATTGCGAAAGAAGCTAAGAACGACGTTAAAAGTATCATTATTCCATCTGTTTTATCTGCCGTAGTATTAAAAAATGAGCATGATACCGCAGGTAATGATAATCAATCTAATCGTAGGCCAAGAAGAACGTCTCGCCATTTACGTTTAAATAACCAACGTAGAAAAAAAGCAAAAAATGTCGCGCAAAGTGTATCACCAGTGCCATTAACGCTAGCCGTTTATTCTACGGAACTGGCTTTAGGTAGAGTTTCGATCGATTATAATCTAGTGAACGAAGCACTAGTTACAAAAACTGAGCAGCGTAATTATACGCAGCAAGTAACAGAAAATAAGGTTGATGTAGTAAAATTTACTACTATTCCGTCATTACTTTCGCCAGTTATTATTGTTACAACGACAAAAGTAGAGACAAAAGCTGAGCCAGTTAAGCCACATAAAGCGAAAACTAAGCCTGTGGTGCAAGATATCGCTAATGATAAAGTTGTCGCGGTATCTAATTTTACAGGTTCTTCATCATCAACAATGATGAAAGCACCTGCACCAAATTCAGATTCTAACGTTTCAACTACGATTGTTTCTCGTGATGAATCAACTTATCAGTACGCAGGTAAAGGTAATGCTGGTGCACTAAGTGCAGATAACCATGCTTATTCTGGTGCAAGTAAACCAGTTTTATCAGGTACTGACTCATCAGATAATTGA
- a CDS encoding ABC transporter permease subunit, whose protein sequence is MLLSLIAVAVIYNSPNSIFENISFGQAYCIFYQQLLSNQFIWLDYSLWDILAQILFPTFELAILAIFCALIIGFPLGIIVGLGKNDSKRNYFIKLICLIFYASPIIWIAILVMSSLSNDWTFSKVSNYQPMIKSLSILDVLITHNVDKLSTLYAEIKHLLIPTMILTIQPCIITIQLISQRVSITNRQNYIKVARIRENSSLKVLFRHLLPNAIPKTIPQLTYNITTLLFSTMAIEILFNRSGLGTWVFSAYHQHDYMIIALSIFSCGALISLLTLLSEIVAFLIYPLQSRALYE, encoded by the coding sequence ATGCTATTATCCCTCATTGCTGTAGCAGTTATCTATAATTCGCCTAATTCTATTTTTGAAAATATATCTTTTGGGCAAGCTTATTGTATTTTTTATCAACAATTGCTGAGCAACCAATTTATTTGGTTAGACTATTCATTATGGGATATCCTAGCTCAAATTCTATTCCCGACCTTTGAATTGGCTATTTTAGCTATTTTTTGTGCACTTATTATTGGATTTCCTCTTGGGATCATAGTTGGATTAGGAAAAAATGATTCTAAGCGCAACTATTTTATTAAACTTATTTGTCTTATTTTCTATGCAAGCCCAATTATCTGGATTGCAATTTTAGTAATGTCGTCTCTCTCTAATGATTGGACATTTTCAAAAGTAAGTAATTACCAACCAATGATAAAAAGTCTATCAATACTCGATGTGCTAATTACTCATAATGTCGATAAGTTAAGTACTTTATATGCAGAAATAAAGCACTTACTAATACCGACTATGATCTTAACTATTCAGCCCTGCATTATTACAATACAGCTCATTAGTCAGAGAGTTAGCATTACTAATCGCCAAAATTATATAAAAGTAGCTCGTATTAGGGAAAACTCATCATTAAAAGTATTGTTCCGTCATTTATTACCAAATGCTATCCCAAAAACAATCCCTCAACTTACTTATAATATTACGACACTACTTTTTTCAACCATGGCAATCGAAATCTTATTTAATCGCTCTGGTCTTGGTACTTGGGTTTTTTCAGCTTACCATCAACATGATTACATGATCATCGCATTATCTATTTTTAGCTGTGGGGCATTAATCAGTTTATTAACGTTATTAAGTGAGATTGTCGCATTCTTGATTTACCCATTACAATCAAGGGCATTATATGAATAA
- a CDS encoding ABC transporter permease subunit, whose amino-acid sequence MNNKIRAISKYLLNIKNIINSNIYMIIGCYGILAIIVLCLAIKWVLHIELDPIFTPGLPPAWQNNGDINHILGTDSLGHDIFNYLLISYKTTLVLTVRATFYVVTIGAIVNYLLFLMPLLRVFVVIVFRLIIAIPPLLSTIVVAIVWSNSIHSILITIGICYLPRFVHNVHNQIMQEWQKTYIIAHRLDGLSTQKILIFYILPNIFPAYLTELVGLFSNIILALTILTFLGFGNNLVTPDIGMRMYQTFSLIKINYWPFLSSGLVIILSIFFIHMLNFGVHMILTKQVEN is encoded by the coding sequence ATGAATAATAAGATACGGGCTATTAGTAAATATTTACTTAATATAAAAAACATTATCAATAGTAATATTTATATGATTATTGGCTGTTATGGCATACTCGCGATTATTGTGCTTTGCCTTGCTATCAAATGGGTACTACATATTGAATTAGATCCCATTTTTACGCCTGGGCTGCCGCCCGCGTGGCAAAATAATGGCGATATTAACCATATTTTGGGTACTGATAGTTTAGGGCATGATATCTTTAATTACTTACTTATTAGTTATAAGACAACATTAGTATTAACAGTGCGAGCAACGTTTTATGTAGTTACAATTGGCGCAATAGTTAATTATCTACTTTTTTTAATGCCACTTTTAAGAGTGTTTGTAGTAATTGTTTTTAGGTTAATTATTGCTATTCCTCCGTTATTAAGCACAATTGTAGTTGCTATAGTTTGGAGTAATAGTATTCATTCCATTTTGATTACTATTGGTATTTGCTATCTTCCTCGATTTGTCCACAACGTGCATAATCAAATCATGCAAGAGTGGCAAAAGACGTATATCATAGCCCATAGGCTAGATGGTTTATCGACACAGAAAATTTTAATTTTTTATATTTTACCTAATATATTTCCCGCTTATTTGACTGAACTTGTAGGCCTGTTTAGTAACATCATCTTGGCTTTAACCATTTTAACATTTTTAGGTTTTGGTAATAATTTAGTAACACCAGACATCGGTATGAGAATGTACCAAACATTTAGTCTGATAAAAATTAATTATTGGCCATTTCTATCATCTGGTTTAGTCATTATACTTAGTATATTTTTCATTCATATGCTCAACTTTGGTGTTCATATGATATTAACAAAACAAGTCGAGAATTAA
- a CDS encoding ATP-binding cassette domain-containing protein, with translation MALLDIRNLTVEFITPQGLLRAVDRVNLRLNEGEIRGLVGESGSGKSLIAKAILGATNNNWKVSADRFYFDGIDLLKLTPRQRRKVISANISMIFQEPQSCLDPTMKIGHLLIQSIPSSTFKGKWWQRLFWRKNRAIELLHRVGIKEHKEIINAYPNELTEGECQKVMIAIALANQPKLLIADEPTNAMESTTEAQIFRLLASSNQNSGTTILLISHDLQMVTRWTDRINVLYCGQTVEIADSEEIIKKPYHPYTQALIFAIPDFGKALPHKSPLSSLPGFIPPLEHLPIGCRLGPRCPYAQRKCIEAPKLIAIKDHAIACHFPLNTELADNKS, from the coding sequence ATGGCTCTGCTTGATATTCGAAATCTTACGGTAGAATTTATCACCCCACAAGGCTTATTACGCGCTGTTGATCGTGTAAATTTAAGGTTGAATGAAGGTGAAATTCGAGGACTCGTTGGTGAATCAGGTTCGGGGAAAAGCTTGATCGCAAAAGCAATACTTGGTGCTACCAACAATAACTGGAAAGTAAGTGCCGATCGATTTTACTTTGATGGCATTGATTTACTCAAATTGACACCAAGACAGCGGCGAAAAGTTATTAGTGCCAATATCTCAATGATCTTTCAAGAACCACAGTCTTGCCTCGATCCAACCATGAAAATTGGCCACTTATTGATTCAATCTATCCCCTCATCAACATTTAAAGGTAAATGGTGGCAAAGGTTATTTTGGCGGAAAAATAGAGCAATTGAATTGCTTCATCGAGTTGGAATAAAAGAGCATAAAGAGATTATTAATGCTTACCCAAATGAATTAACCGAAGGTGAATGCCAAAAAGTCATGATTGCAATAGCATTAGCCAATCAGCCTAAATTATTAATTGCAGATGAACCGACTAATGCGATGGAATCGACAACAGAAGCACAAATATTTAGGTTGTTAGCGAGTTCAAATCAAAATTCTGGCACGACAATTTTACTAATTAGTCATGATTTACAAATGGTTACAAGATGGACCGATCGGATTAACGTGCTTTATTGTGGGCAAACTGTTGAAATAGCTGATAGTGAAGAGATAATAAAAAAACCGTATCATCCTTATACCCAAGCACTCATATTTGCTATTCCTGATTTTGGTAAAGCATTACCACATAAAAGTCCGCTTAGTTCTCTACCTGGTTTTATCCCACCGTTAGAACATTTACCTATTGGTTGTCGATTAGGCCCGCGTTGCCCTTATGCGCAGCGTAAATGCATTGAAGCACCCAAATTAATTGCAATTAAAGATCACGCAATTGCTTGTCATTTTCCACTTAATACTGAATTAGCGGATAATAAATCATGA